Proteins found in one Plasmodium malariae genome assembly, chromosome: 13 genomic segment:
- the PmUG01_13018200 gene encoding mitochondrial ACP precursor, putative — protein MRKNIIQRVFLNNKNVKFSNVYKRGYFNNILLNNEMKYVCNSFFKERNFFIKNEGKSVNFFSTEKEEVNVFSKEQVEEKVLTVLKKYLPDGVEIKYDEELEKNKTKDNRAWDFLDTVEFLIDIESEFNITIPDETADNIKTVKEIIDYLVQLNIKKE, from the exons atgagaaaaaatataattcaaagagtttttcttaataataaGAATGTTAAATTTAGTAATGTGTATAAACGAGggtattttaataatattctcttgaataatgaaatgaaatatgtatgtaatagTTTCTTCAAAGAAAGGaatttctttataaaaaatgaaggaaaaagcgtaaattttttttcgacAGAAAAAGAGGAAGTGAACGTATTTAGTAAGGAACAGGTTGAAGAAAAAGTTTTGAccgttttaaaaaaatacttaccTGATGGTGTTGAAATTAAATATGATGAAGAATTAGAAAAGAACAAAACAAAAGATAATAGGGCATGGGACTTTTTAGATACCGTCGAATTTTTAATAGat ATTGAATCCGAGTTTAATATTACAATACCTGATGAAACAGCAGACAACATAAAAACAGTGAAAGAAATAATAGATTATTTGGTTCAGTTGAAcattaaaaaggaataa
- the PmUG01_13018300 gene encoding amino acid transporter, putative, translated as MTVKDVTFYQNHLNEEKNTEYHKLKLLEEDTENIYNEYENSKRYDHKKAYIEKVKRLKEKKYFGNKTIGKKSSYIYLINQIFGSGIVSIPYIFKSSGWLPCLIANVGICLLTIFNTILFLRAMTMIPNNIHFNKRYEYISTVCYFLGKNNIFFWCMQVCYYASILGSNIISIIIVSHAVDNIIINIFGYTVGIVMYPNFQLNFFTDVNELYYNKNYILCLTVGYLINASISIYFSQSNLEDNMKIQLISFLFLMSTIFQMMFLSGLKLYRYSNTNIGISNNGIKKYAGIKYPTAFGDFNFKQLLSSYISAYSAVTVIPCWANEMKSDVKIIKTVWLSNFFCCFIYYIFGYILCTAYPNINSDNILYDILQNPFINNYMKVTIYLFDLLTIAPGIYVYCIATRYNLINSNMCSEKIAFIFGTILPFLISFFFTSRIIFENIFTWSSLIFSYTCNFIAPSVIYLIACKNIPYSEKNPLQHTHVLYDPKEYKKKKSLYNIFYSKIAIKEKDTEHYNPLDLNIKNKDGEKEQIKEEQEIGEQNGIIKKFQVQRNYSPTEEQENIELKLDRAKLPHKSHHATFLKNNSIHTSNTRKIRKSDEHNIINSINCSNDINVSTEKMSSFITAVDNKVNGTMTIQDNDIIENGNVNSRVRISEDEKEKNLSNYLEEEKSKNIIPLGNVSNKHIDENRKESNWDNTCENYVVPISKGLITEFGKDEYQINKNSKKKKKKCVSLKVENNYILTHKESSDWEAKKKKKPTEIEEKGIIEKVENHEPNINKKKLGENETNGSLPIHDLFEEEENNNYNSKDDIEKGRKMSGKCYNGKKSKTDKLEFRKFNSLFNMKSKNISEKDSKEKHKLSNNIRRSRKHKTVMGFEKNKKDKKVSIQDGQTFSQSSDSSDNDILYDKIIADLSRNIYNDIKIVKESYERDEYLINYSDIFDSFLNLKLILESNYNGKNTIYNFYNSCITNKTHFNKTIKESNNVMHNSFNTSTFPNNYYLNNVTTEIPHSVGITIKEKKMASQENSEEHDTVLQTKDLQEFTEPKRNKMNEQKYEEMGRTYGVNTIMDNCPLSSREEKKKELDGVEEDEEKEEGAVINLSDDIYERNISELEKKFHMFINGINNKQNFTWNFDGNKNKNKLGKVINNKNINVSNVQNIFQPNDITNSYYERSKSENYFRALSLCKKGLHYDVQSDKFNTMHILKSSKSCGNSLLNYRSTDTNIINDFIQTKSVDYSRKFKHVPLESSENIFNYFIPNDDAGLGKKPKKGIKNIITDTQAPLEMVASNENENENENEHIYTENALITNTNSSEFDITKYFFKNGHDMFPLIDENKLAVNKEKIKNFKTEDSVCVNKNNIQSEDKNFMHINSYNKKIKMYKDVNTLAVPDNVYNVIPKINKVSGGNNVDDTINNIFNYYKYNFLLSFSEKHNNNKKKRDFNKHINIRNEYFLQNSINRESNNVNGSYAVNSENEINGTHCENNEVNYYNVEDNSDTHIRTKTYSNINSKFHYLRKFQNDEKKEPLLNTHQKVKQYDELPTINLICSEKPLYGYEDAYKIDDYVNGKINENIIHVYPCRYLRIKHVTITKMLLFIAVQLLLISVFYDFIY; from the coding sequence ATGACAGTAAAAGATGTTACGTTTTACCAAAACCATTtaaatgaggaaaaaaatacagaGTACCATAAATTGAAGTTGTTAGAAGAAGATacggaaaatatatataatgaatatgaaaatagCAAAAGGTACGATCATAAAAAGGCATATATAGAAAAGGTCAAAAGactaaaggaaaaaaaatactttggAAATAAGACAATAGGAAAGAAATCCagctatatatatctaattaACCAAATATTCGGTTCAGGAATTGTATCTATaccttatatatttaaaagttcAGGATGGTTACCATGTCTAATTGCAAATGTCGGCATTTGtcttttaacaatttttaatactatattatttttaagagCTATGACAATGATACCgaataatattcattttaataaaaggtatgaatatatatcaaccgtttgttattttttaggAAAGAacaacatatttttttggtgTATGCAAGTATGTTACTATGCTAGTATATTAGGGAGTAATATAATTTCAATAATTATTGTATCACATGCAGttgataatataataataaatatatttggtTATACTGTTGGTATTGTTATGTACCCAAATTTTCAGTTAAACTTCTTTACTGACGTAAATGAActatattataacaaaaattacaTACTGTGTTTAACAGTAggttatttaataaatgcttcgatatctatatatttttctcaatCAAATTTAGAAGATAACATGAAAATACAATTGATATCATTCTTATTTCTAATGAGTACAATATTCCAAATGATGTTTTTAAGTGGACTCaaattatatagatatagtaatacaaatatagGAATCTCAAATAAtgggataaaaaaatatgcaggTATAAAATATCCAACTGCATTTGgtgattttaattttaaacaaTTATTATCATCTTATATATCTGCTTATTCAGCAGTCACAGTCATCCCTTGTTGGGCAAATGAAATGAAGTCagatgtaaaaattataaaaaccgTTTGGTTATCTaactttttttgttgttttatttattatatctttggatatattttatgcacTGCTTATCCGAATATTAATAGTGACAATATactatatgatatattacaaaacccttttataaataattatatgaaagtcactatttatctttttgatttattaacCATTGCTCcaggtatatatgtgtactgTATTGCTACTAGAtacaatttaataaatagtaatatgtgttcagaaaaaatagcatttatttttggtaccattcttccttttcttatctcattcttttttacatCACGCAtcatatttgaaaatatttttacatggTCTAGTCTAATATTTTCCTATACATGCAATTTCATTGCACCAtctgttatatatttaatagcCTGCAAAAATATTCCCTATTCAGAAAAAAATCCGTTGCAGCATACTCATGTTTTATATGATccaaaagaatataaaaaaaagaaatcactgtataatattttttattcaaaaattgCCATTAAAGAAAAGGACACTGAACATTATAACCCTCTtgatttaaatataaaaaacaaagatGGTGAAAAGGAGCAGATTAAGGAGGAACAAGAGATAGGAGAACAAAATggcattataaaaaaatttcaggTTCAGAGGAATTATTCTCCTACTGAAGAACAGGAAAATATAGAACTAAAATTAGATAGAGCAAAGTTACCACATAAATCGCACCATgctacttttttaaaaaataatagcatTCACACATCAAATACACGCAAAATTAGAAAATCAGatgaacataatataattaacagTATTAACTGTTCTAACGATATTAATGTGAGTACTGAAAAAATGAGTTCTTTTATTACTGCAGTGGATAATAAAGTAAATGGCACAATGACTATACAAGATAATGATATCATTGAAAATGGTAATGTGAATTCTCGTGTACGCATTAGTGaagatgaaaaagaaaaaaatttatcgaACTATTTAGAAGaggaaaaaagcaaaaatataataccaTTAGGTAACGTTTCGAATAAACATATTGATGAAAATAGGAAGGAATCTAACTGGGATAATACATGTGAAAACTATGTAGTACCTATAAGCAAAGGATTAATAACAGAATTTGGTAAGGACGAatatcaaataaataaaaattcgaaaaaaaaaaaaaaaaaatgtgtctCGTTGAAAGtggaaaataattatatattaacacaTAAGGAGAGCAGTGATTgggaagcaaaaaaaaaaaaaaaacctacagaaatagaagaaaaaggaaTCATAGAAAAAGTGGAGAATCATGAAccaaatattaacaaaaaaaaactggGGGAAAATGAGACAAACGGATCCTTGCCTATCCACGATTTATTCGAAGAAGAAGAGAATAATAACTATAACAGTAAAGATGATATAGAAAAAGGTAGAAAAATGTCAGGAAAATGTTATAACGGAAAGAAAAGCAAAACAGATAAATTAGAATTTCGAAAATTTAATTCTCTGTTCAATATGAAGTCAAAAAACATAAGTGAGAAGGATTCAAAAGAGAAACATAAACTATCAAATAATATTAGAAGGTCAAGAAAGCACAAAACAGTTATGGGTTttgaaaagaacaaaaaagacaaaaaagtTTCCATTCAAGATGGGCAAACATTTTCTCAAAGTTCCGATTCTAGTGATAATGATAtcttatatgataaaataatagctGACTTAtcaagaaatatatataatgatataaaaatagtaaaggAAAGTTATGAAAGAgatgaatatttaattaattactCTGATATTTTCGACTCCTTTCTAAATCTAAAATTGATATTAGAAAGTAActataatggaaaaaatactatttacaatttttacaattcgtgtattacaaataaaactcattttaataaaacaataaaggAGAGTAATAATGTAATGCATAATAGTTTCAATACGTCTACTTTTCCGAATAATTATTACCTAAATAATGTTACTACGGAAATACCACATTCAGTTGGTATAACAAttaaggaaaagaaaatggCTAGTCAGGAGAATAGCGAAGAGCATGATACGGTTTTACAGACTAAAGATCTTCAGGAATTCACGGAACCAAAACGCAACAAAATGAACgaacaaaaatatgaagaaatgGGAAGAACATACGGAGTGAACACAATAATGGATAACTGTCCACTAAGTAGTAgagaggaaaagaaaaaggagtTGGATGGAGTAGAAgaagatgaagaaaaagAGGAGGGCGCAGTAATTAATCTTTCCgatgatatatatgaaaGGAATATAAGTGAActcgaaaaaaaatttcacatGTTCATTAatggaataaataataaacagAATTTTACATGGAATTTTGACGgaaataaaaacaagaataaattaggaaaagtaataaataacaaaaatataaatgtatcaAATGTACAAAACATTTTTCAACCAAATGATATTACGAATTCTTATTATGAAAGATCAAAAagtgaaaattattttcgtGCATTAAgtttatgtaaaaaaggGCTTCACTACGATGTACAGTCAGATAAATTCAATACTATGCATATTCTGAAAAGTTCAAAATCTTGTGGTAATTCTTTGCTAAATTATAGATCGACGGATACTAATATCATTAATGATTTTATTCAAACAAAAAGTGTTGACTACAGCAGAAAATTCAAGCATGTACCATTAGAAAGCAGcgaaaacatatttaattatttcattccAAATGATGATGCAGGGCTAGGAAAAAAGCCAAAAAAGggcataaaaaatataatcacAGATACCCAGGCACCTTTAGAAATGGTAGCGAGCAACGAGAATGAGAATGAGAACGAGAATGagcacatatatacagaGAATGCTCTAATAACCAACACTAACTCCTCCGAATTTGacataacaaaatatttttttaaaaatggtCATGATATGTTTCCACTTatagatgaaaataaattagctgtaaataaagaaaaaattaaaaatttcaaaacAGAAGATTCCGTGTGTGtcaataaaaacaatatacaGTCAGAggacaaaaattttatgcacataaattcatacaacaaaaaaataaaaatgtacaagGATGTAAACACACTGGCAGTACCAGATAATGTGTATAATGTGATCcccaaaataaataaagtaagTGGCGGAAATAATGTAGATGACACTATAAACAACATTttcaattattataaatacaatttCCTCTTATCATTTAgtgaaaaacataataataataaaaaaaagagagattttaacaaacatataaatattagaaatgagtattttcttcaaaatagtataaatagAGAAAGTAACAACGTAAATGGATCATATGCTGTAAATAGCgaaaacgaaataaatgGAACGCATTGTGAAAACAATGaagttaattattataatgtagAAGACAATTCAGATACGCACATAAGAACAAAAACATATTCCAATATTAATTctaaatttcattatttaaggAAATTTCAAAATGATGAGAAAAAGGAACCATTACTTAATACTCATCAAAAAGTAAAGCAGTATGACGAATTGCCaacaattaatttaatatgttCGGAGAAACCTTTATACGGATATGAAGATGCATATAAAATAGATGACTATGTAAATGgcaaaattaatgaaaatattattcacGTATACCCATGTAGATACTTAAGAATCAAGCACgtaacaataacaaaaatGTTATTGTTTATTGCAGTACAGCTACTTCTAATTTCCGTCTTCTAcgattttatttattag
- the PmUG01_13018400 gene encoding conserved Plasmodium protein, unknown function: MHNYMPKSFDEILIHPKDKLRILNFFISLIKFNNDPILCKELESVCSTSQRIDVLNLKNICVILGAPGSGKTTLLKYVCQKLNMRECYYDSELQDHMHFVRNINEEEENRYYYHPYNDFLLYSNCQIGNTEKSKISKVRKEEDSSRNNASKNCKLIAGLVRNNKRSTMERGEIGHIHKMLKLYLGNNSNNSGSNNISGNSSGSNNSGSAKAKEMASVDFINKNFKKEIIEYLVEYNNMNGRIANGFFKLYNSFINILIEFIKIEKNILQESDEEYYQIPLVSSNDSNRIIYKKYVRADQICTKVNRNLFLSNKLKKQISEHCIEANNIEKKFLIDLFVDDNYSEQVITNLNVLTDLHDQININFIESEQLNKLLDDKLTLYNNIKGELNDDFALCNALREELTYLMEKKKVKEIIHTFMLDKNSVFKRQKLNNVTIKEIYESIIFSNISKEAGEDNNTTPINDLLNKEVKDFIELHKSKEIIKGLIENINFKHNLSEYVNIHEKLKKRANRIEMLKNVITKKIEFDLINIANNGLFKNVENLITDKCYSSWRTIDLLIANDMSTYLINNLNLNNTYKGLLMCNAFIGNYLTDIIIINCTLVNYIKGEAMNDFIRINNSIKRTNEGSLRVRRYLLDEREACILTTINYTTEKVDSNFNTANNLYEHIKLLFEGYNDDIKEEVPDSNYFISSELINGNLKFSDKLLKKMLNYSIEIHKLNKKIVSNLVKCNDILEEIISCLNKDSMLKGKILQGVVQYKQGIDKIINLLVPNHFEQKMINFILDTDLYKKFMNIDLKKKREEERKKSYYEEHFISTRAVIIDELPLSELEYSEEFRNSCASSMNFIFNRVNYCKQEYLKHFVKQSYPRKNFECYAIHPMIILINSFEQIKTVNTLLGIDINHSPYVDFIKLKKIHPLYLEKTLSEKYYCRMINLNKNIKQVIKNFSYNCNGDVRSCFNALDFLNRFPDLSIMSLEEINKISLLCQNDIFGFAKKVLHRDICPKSSSKNNNFHSLTHLNFDTGFNSSSAHIINQANGNVSGNGNGIESEGGIGYVAGNVSNTVLYLSSLSVVTTNDSASVADNVKISNTEENIQTGGTTPLNFNKGALSSYTGNNNSNSNNADLVNNIGSTDDETKQREIYMNIFKELDDKADMMSISEKFQVLSLLKENFLFFYNSLSDIARLFSNLSMIDYSFCGNDCSNMLMRKYYDNLSDETTRFINDHFRLTYRYYITCNSTPKKVIGNSSMPNELVEKLHTDLNEKRQEIEYSIQPSCQVRMFFTFKTNNMNKYYHHFSIVRKELYDRYIMIVIKKLTNQNVNKIEDITPKYSFFLRGNYELFSSFFPCYILLIIEYWNNQYQNECNVLNNHQKDNLLFNKIKINQNDGFYFNIFYDIIYHFKPNIEGDKKRNEHISQVISFVETFVTPKFIALFFPSYLKYLADGTKQKQNVKNLLGNQAVSTETYFEMRNLLRLHDMELYNYFFYY, translated from the coding sequence ATGCACAATTACATGCCGAAAAGTTTTGACGAAATATTAATACACCCGAAAGACAAGTtaagaattttaaatttttttataagtttaataaaatttaataatgacCCGATATTATGTAAAGAGTTAGAAAGCGTTTGCAGTACCAGTCAAAGAATAGATGTGCTAaatctaaaaaatatatgtgtcaTATTAGGAGCACCCGGAAGTGGAAAAACcacattattaaaatatgtgtgtcaaaaattaaatatgagGGAATGTTATTACGATTCAGAGTTACAAGATCATATGCATTTTGTTAGAAACATTAATGAGGAAGAAGAAAAtcgttattattatcatccgTATAACGACTTCTTGTTATATTCCAACTGTCAAATTGGCAATACtgaaaaatcaaaaataagtaaagtaagaaaagaagaagatTCATCTAGGAATAATGCATCTAAAAACTGCAAATTAATTGCAGGTTTAGTTAGAAATAATAAGAGGAGTACAATGGAAAGAGGGGAAATTGGTCATATACATAAGATGCTGAAGTTATATTTAggtaataatagcaataatagtGGTAGTAATAACATTAGTGGTAATAGCAGTGGCAGTAATAATAGTGGTAGTGCAAAAGCTAAAGAAATGGCGTCAGtagattttattaataaaaacttcaaaaaggaaataatagaatatttGGTTGAATATAACAACATGAATGGTAGAATAGCTAACGGGTTTTTTAAACTGTACAactcatttataaatatattaattgaattcattaaaatagaaaaaaatatattacaagaAAGTGATGAAGAATATTACCAAATTCCACTCGTGTCATCCAACGATTCcaatagaataatatataaaaagtatgtaCGAGCAGATCAGATATGCACAAAAGTAAATAGGAACTTATTTCtatcaaataaattaaaaaaacaaatctCTGAACATTGTATAGAAGCTAACAATATAGAAAAGAAATTTCTTATTGATCTATTCGTTGATGATAATTACAGTGAACAGGTAATTACCAACTTAAATGTGTTAACCGATTTACATgatcaaataaatataaatttcatCGAGTCAGAACAgctaaataaattattagatGATAAGTTAACATTATACAATAACATAAAGGGGGAATTAAATGATGATTTTGCATTATGTAATGCGCTAAGAGAAGAATTAACTTatttaatggaaaaaaaaaaagtaaaagaaatcATTCATACATTTATGTTAGACAAAAATAGTGTTTTTAAAAGacaaaaattgaataatgtgacaataaaagaaatatacgaatcaattattttttctaatatttcaAAAGAAGCAGGTGAAGATAATAATACTACACCAATCaatgatttattaaataaggaAGTTAAGGATTTTATAGAATTGCATAAAtctaaagaaataataaaaggacTAATAGAAAATATCAATTTTAAGCACAATTTGAGTGAATACGTAAATATtcatgaaaaattaaaaaaaagggccAACCGTATAGAAATGCTCAAAAATGTAATTaccaaaaaaatagaatttgatttaattaatatagcTAATAAtggtttatttaaaaatgtagaaaatttaattacaGACAAATGTTACTCCTCCTGGCGTACAATAGATTTGCTTATAGCAAATGATATGAGcacttatttaattaataatctaaatttaaataatacgtACAAAGGACTCCTTATGTGTAATGCATTTATAGGTAATTATTTAAcagatataataataattaactGTACTCTTGTTAATTACATAAAAGGAGAAGCAATGAATGATTTCATTAGGATAAATAATTCTATTAAAAGAACGAATGAAGGAAGTTTAAGGGTGCGCAGATACCTACTCGACGAAAGAGAGGCATGCATCCTAACAACTATAAATTATACGACGGAAAAAGTAGACTCAAATTTTAATACTGCTAATAATTtgtatgaacatataaaattactattTGAAGGATACAATGACGATATAAAGGAGGAAGTACCCGATTCAAACTACTTTATAAGTTCAGAATTAATAAATGGTAATCTAAAATTTTCGGATAAATTACtcaaaaaaatgttaaattatTCGATTGAAATTcataaattaaacaaaaaaatagtaagtaACTTGGTCAAATGTAATGACATATTGGAAGAAATCATTTCGTGCTTAAATAAAGACAGCATGTTAAAGGGAAAAATACTTCAAGGTGTTGTTCAATACAAGCAGGGAAtcgataaaataattaatttgcTTGTACCTAACCACTTTGaacaaaaaatgattaaCTTCATTTTGGATActgatttatataaaaagttcatgaatatagatttaaaaaaaaagagagaagaggaaaggaaaaaaagttattatgAAGAACATTTTATAAGTACCCGTGCAGTTATTATTGATGAATTACCGCTTTCTGAATTGGAGTATTCAGAAGAATTTAGGAACAGTTGTGCCAGCTctatgaattttatatttaatcgTGTTAATTATTGCAAACAAGAATATTTAAAGCATTTCGTGAAGCAGAGTTATCCCAGAAAAAATTTCGAATGCTATGCAATACATCCTATGATAATTCttataaattcttttgaacaaataaaaacagTTAATACCTTATTAGGAATTGATATAAACCATTCTCCATATGttgattttataaaattaaaaaaaatacatccATTATATTTGGAAAAAACATTATCAGAAAAATACTACTGTAGGATGATAAACctgaacaaaaatataaaacaagttataaaaaatttttcatataattgtaATGGAGATGTAAGATCTTGTTTTAATGCATTAGATTTTTTAAACAGATTTCCTGACTTAAGTATAATGTCTCttgaagaaataaataagattTCTCTTTTATGtcaaaatgatatatttggTTTTGCTAAAAAAGTATTGCATCGCGACATATGCCCCAAATCGTcctcaaaaaataataatttccaTTCGTTAACGCATTTAAACTTCGATACAGGTTTTAACAGTTCCAGCGCGCATATTATAAATCAAGCGAATGGAAATGTAAGTGGAAATGGAAATGGAATTGAAAGTGAAGGTGGAATTGGATACGTAGCTGGAAATGTTTCAAATACTGTTCTTTATTTATCTTCATTAAGCGTGGTTACAACAAATGACAGCGCGTCGGTTGCtgataatgtaaaaattagtAACACTGAGGAGAATATTCAAACGGGGGGTACAACccctttaaattttaataaggGGGCACTATCAAGTTATactggtaataataatagcaattcTAATAATGCTGACCTTGTTAATAACATCGGAAGCACAGATGATGAAACAAAGCAAAGGGAAATTTACATGAATATTTTCAAGGAACTAGATGATAAAGCAGATATGATGAGCATATCTGAAAAATTTCAAGTGCTATcgttattaaaagaaaattttttatttttttacaatagtTTATCAGATATAGCAAGGTTATTTTCTAACTTAAGTATGATAGATTACTCATTTTGTGGAAATGATTGCTCAAATATGTTAATGAGGAAATATTATGATAACTTAAGTGATGAGACTACAAGATTTATAAACGATCATTTTAGACTGACGTATAGATACTACATAACATGTAATAGTACTCCTAAAAAAGTAATTGGCAATTCTTCTATGCCTAATGAATTAGTTGAAAAGCTTCACACagatttaaatgaaaaaagacaAGAAATAGAATATTCGATACAACCCTCTTGCCAGGTCAGAATGTTTTTTACCTtcaaaacaaataatatgaataaatattatcatcatttcAGTATAGTAAGAAAAGAACTATATGACAGATATATTATGATTGTAATTAAGAAGTTAACTAACCAAAATGTGAATAAAATTGAAGATATTACACCTAAATATAGCTTTTTTTTACGTGgaaattatgaattattcTCTAGTTTTTTTCCTTGTTACATATTATTGATTATAGAATATTGGAATAATCAATATCAAAATGAGTGtaatgttttaaataatcaCCAAAAAGACAActtactttttaataaaataaaaataaatcaaaatgaTGGATTTTacttcaatatattttatgatataatttatcatttcaAACCAAATATTGAAGGAGATAAGAAAAGGAATGAACATATTTCTCAAGTAATTTCTTTTGTTGAAACATTTGTTACTCCAAAATTTATAGCTCTTTTCTTTCCctcttatttaaaatatttagcaGATGGTActaaacaaaaacaaaatgtaaaaaatttgctCGGAAATCAAGCGGTTTCCACAGAAACGTACTTTGAAATGAGGAATCTGCTTCGATTACATGATATGGAACTGTACAATtacttcttttattattaa
- the TIM10 gene encoding mitochondrial import inner membrane translocase subunit TIM10, putative, which yields MNENISKVNSTVVELLGMSDLFKRMQNTCWGKCIPDVNDSFLSVGETSCVDRCVHKYMEIHTLVGKNLQESQISK from the coding sequence atgaatgaaaatataagtaaagtAAATAGCACGGTCGTTGAGCTATTGGGGATGTCTGATTTATTTAAACGAATGCAAAACACCTGTTGGGGAAAATGTATACCAGATGTAAATGATTCATTTCTATCAGTGGGTGAAACAAGTTGCGTTGACAGGTGCGTCCATAAGTATATGGAGATACATACGCTAGTTGGAAAAAATCTGCAGGAGTCTCAAATTTCGAAGTGA